A window of Candidatus Dadabacteria bacterium genomic DNA:
GTAGACATATTCGCTTTTACAGAAGGAACATCCAGAGGAGAAGCGGGCGCATGTTCCGGCACCAGCGCGTATGTCCTGCCGTCTCTTCGACGTATCAGTACTTTTCCGGTTGATT
This region includes:
- a CDS encoding type II toxin-antitoxin system Phd/YefM family antitoxin, which encodes MEIYSYSEARQKLSSVLDKAESTGKVLIRRRDGRTYALVPEHAPASPLDVPSVKANMSTGEIVSLIRSEREKTRR